A region from the Streptomyces tsukubensis genome encodes:
- a CDS encoding ABC transporter ATP-binding protein, which produces MTALLEVEDLRVAYGKIEAVKGISFSVEAGQVVTLIGTNGAGKTTTLRTLSGLLKPAGGRIVFDGKPLDGIPAHKIVALGLAHSPEGRHIFPRLSIAENLQLGAFLRSDKAGIAQDIERAYELFPILRERSKQAAGTLSGGEQQMLAMGRALMSRPKLLMLDEPSMGLSPIMMQKIMSTITELRSQGTTILLVEQNAQAALSLADRGHVMEVGKVVLSGSGEQLLHDESVRKAYLGED; this is translated from the coding sequence GTGACCGCACTGCTTGAGGTCGAGGACCTCCGGGTCGCCTACGGCAAGATCGAGGCCGTGAAGGGCATCTCCTTCAGCGTCGAGGCCGGTCAGGTCGTCACTCTGATCGGGACCAACGGCGCGGGGAAGACCACGACCCTGCGCACCCTGTCGGGGCTGCTGAAGCCGGCCGGCGGCCGGATCGTCTTCGACGGCAAACCGCTCGACGGCATCCCGGCCCATAAGATCGTGGCGCTGGGGCTGGCCCACTCCCCCGAGGGGCGGCATATCTTCCCCCGGCTGTCGATCGCGGAGAACCTCCAGCTCGGAGCGTTCCTCCGGTCGGACAAGGCGGGCATCGCCCAGGACATCGAGCGGGCCTACGAGCTCTTCCCGATCCTGCGGGAGCGGAGCAAGCAGGCCGCGGGCACCCTGTCCGGCGGTGAGCAGCAGATGCTCGCCATGGGCCGGGCGCTGATGTCGCGGCCGAAGCTGCTGATGCTCGACGAGCCCTCGATGGGACTGTCGCCGATCATGATGCAGAAGATCATGTCGACGATCACCGAACTGCGGTCGCAGGGCACCACGATCCTGCTGGTCGAGCAGAACGCCCAGGCGGCGCTCTCGCTGGCCGACCGCGGTCATGTGATGGAGGTCGGCAAGGTGGTGCTGTCGGGCTCCGGTGAGCAGCTTCTGCACGACGAGTCGGTCCGCAAGGCGTATCTCGGCGAGGACTGA
- a CDS encoding ANTAR domain-containing response regulator has translation MTAPDQPTSVPEDDTSHVPPQTTRVVIAEDEALIRLDLKEMLEEEGYTVVGEAGDGQKAVDLAREHRPDLVILDVKMPVLDGISAAEKIAGESIAPVLMLTAFSQRELVERARDAGAMAYLVKPFSKSDVVPAIEMAVSRFAELKALEKEVADLSQRLETRKVVDRAKSVLQTEYGLNEPAAFRWIQKTSMDRRLSMQQVAEAVIADSEEKKAAKGQ, from the coding sequence GTGACCGCCCCCGACCAGCCGACCTCCGTCCCCGAAGACGACACGTCGCACGTCCCGCCGCAGACCACCCGCGTGGTCATCGCGGAGGACGAGGCCCTCATCCGGCTCGACCTCAAAGAGATGCTGGAGGAGGAGGGCTACACGGTCGTGGGTGAGGCCGGAGACGGCCAGAAGGCCGTCGACCTGGCCCGTGAGCACCGCCCGGACCTCGTCATCCTCGATGTGAAGATGCCCGTACTCGACGGCATCTCCGCCGCCGAGAAGATCGCCGGCGAATCCATCGCCCCCGTGCTGATGCTGACCGCCTTCTCCCAGCGCGAACTGGTCGAACGCGCCCGCGACGCCGGGGCGATGGCCTATCTCGTCAAGCCGTTCAGCAAGAGCGACGTGGTGCCCGCCATCGAGATGGCGGTCTCCCGCTTCGCCGAACTGAAGGCGCTGGAGAAGGAGGTCGCCGACCTCTCCCAGCGGCTGGAGACCCGTAAGGTCGTCGACCGCGCCAAGAGCGTGCTCCAGACCGAGTACGGACTCAACGAGCCCGCCGCCTTCCGCTGGATCCAGAAGACCTCCATGGACCGGCGGCTCTCGATGCAGCAGGTTGCCGAGGCGGTCATCGCGGACTCCGAAGAGAAGAAGGCCGCGAAGGGACAGTAG
- the pyk gene encoding pyruvate kinase has translation MRRAKIVCTLGPATDSYEGIKALVEAGMDVARLNLSHGSYAEHEERYRHVRKASDETGRSVGVLVDLQGPKIRLGRFREGPVLLERGDLFTITVEETEGDRHLCGTTYSGLAGDVTPGERILVDDGKVALEVTSVDGPHVRTTVVEGGMVSDNKGLNLPGVAVSVPALSGKDIDDLRWALRTGADVIALSFVRSGRDIEDVHRIMDEEGRRLPVIAKVEKPQAVENIEEIVAAFDGIMVARGDLGVEMPLEQVPIVQKRAVKLAKRNAKPVIVATQMLDSMIDNSRPTRAEASDVANAVIDGTDAVMLSGETSVGKYAVETVRTMSRIVAAAEEDVLAQGLPPLTERNKPRTQGGAVARAAAETGDFLGAKFLVAFTQSGDTARRLSRYRSPIPLLAFTPDPATRSQLNLTWGVETFLGPQVDSTDAMVAQVDEELLKIGRCRPGDTVVITAGSPPGVSGSTNLVRVHRIGESETV, from the coding sequence ATGCGCCGAGCAAAGATCGTTTGTACCCTGGGCCCAGCGACCGATTCCTACGAGGGGATCAAGGCCCTGGTCGAGGCCGGAATGGATGTGGCCCGCCTCAACCTCAGCCACGGTTCGTACGCCGAGCACGAGGAGCGTTACCGCCACGTCCGCAAGGCGTCCGACGAGACCGGGCGCAGCGTCGGGGTCCTGGTCGACCTCCAGGGGCCGAAGATCCGTCTCGGCCGGTTCCGTGAGGGACCCGTACTGCTCGAACGCGGCGATCTGTTCACCATCACCGTCGAGGAGACCGAGGGCGACCGCCATCTCTGCGGCACCACCTACTCCGGACTGGCCGGCGACGTCACCCCCGGCGAGCGCATCCTCGTCGACGACGGCAAGGTCGCCCTGGAGGTCACCTCCGTCGACGGCCCGCATGTCCGCACCACCGTCGTCGAGGGCGGCATGGTCTCCGACAACAAGGGGCTCAACCTCCCCGGGGTCGCGGTCTCCGTGCCCGCGCTCTCCGGGAAGGACATCGACGACCTGCGCTGGGCGCTGCGCACCGGAGCCGATGTGATCGCCCTGTCGTTCGTCCGCAGCGGCCGGGACATCGAGGACGTCCACCGCATCATGGACGAGGAGGGCCGCCGCCTTCCGGTGATCGCCAAGGTCGAGAAGCCGCAGGCGGTCGAGAACATCGAGGAGATCGTGGCCGCCTTCGACGGCATCATGGTGGCCCGCGGCGACCTGGGTGTGGAAATGCCCCTGGAGCAGGTCCCGATCGTCCAGAAGCGCGCGGTCAAACTGGCAAAGCGGAACGCCAAGCCGGTGATCGTCGCCACCCAGATGCTGGACTCGATGATCGACAACTCCCGGCCCACCCGCGCCGAGGCCTCCGATGTGGCCAACGCCGTCATCGACGGCACGGACGCCGTGATGCTGTCCGGCGAGACCAGCGTCGGCAAGTACGCGGTGGAGACGGTCCGTACGATGAGCCGTATCGTCGCGGCGGCCGAGGAAGACGTCCTCGCCCAGGGCCTGCCCCCGCTGACCGAGCGGAACAAGCCCCGGACCCAGGGCGGTGCGGTGGCCCGCGCGGCGGCCGAGACGGGCGACTTCCTCGGAGCGAAGTTCCTGGTCGCGTTCACCCAGTCCGGAGACACCGCCCGCCGGTTGTCGCGCTACCGCTCACCGATCCCGCTGCTCGCCTTCACGCCCGACCCGGCGACCCGCTCCCAGCTCAACCTGACCTGGGGGGTGGAGACCTTCCTCGGACCGCAGGTCGACTCCACCGACGCGATGGTGGCCCAGGTCGACGAGGAGCTGCTGAAGATCGGCCGCTGCCGGCCCGGCGACACCGTGGTGATCACGGCGGGGTCCCCGCCCGGGGTGTCCGGCTCCACCAACCTGGTCCGGGTGCACCGGATCGGTGAGTCCGAGACCGTCTGA
- a CDS encoding SIMPL domain-containing protein produces the protein MTEVSPVPFQPYGTPQTPRVAVCGEARLEVDPEIARITVVVRARGADRRGALDDLTRRNQAALDLLRSYGESVEKLETGMLSITPELSRRGRGDGVRTYHGVVHINAVVADFTVLGELTGRLGDLELTAVSGLWWELRPDSPAHGAARRQAVLEAVKRAREYAEALDARPVALVELADEGAGSVHPYDVSIASAGRSGGAGYALAEAAPELDLEPRRQTVHAQVNARFVITPPAL, from the coding sequence ATGACCGAGGTGTCCCCCGTACCGTTCCAGCCGTACGGCACCCCTCAGACCCCCCGGGTCGCCGTCTGCGGCGAGGCCCGGCTGGAGGTCGATCCCGAGATCGCCCGGATCACCGTCGTGGTCAGGGCCCGCGGCGCCGACCGGCGCGGTGCCCTGGACGATCTGACCCGGCGCAACCAGGCCGCACTGGACCTGCTGCGGTCCTACGGGGAGTCGGTGGAGAAGCTGGAGACCGGGATGCTCTCCATCACCCCCGAGCTGTCCCGGCGGGGCCGGGGCGACGGGGTCAGGACGTACCACGGTGTCGTGCACATCAACGCCGTTGTGGCCGACTTCACCGTTCTCGGGGAGCTGACCGGCCGGCTCGGCGATCTGGAGCTGACCGCCGTCAGCGGCCTCTGGTGGGAGCTGCGGCCGGATTCCCCCGCGCACGGCGCGGCCCGGCGGCAGGCGGTACTGGAAGCGGTCAAGCGGGCCCGGGAGTACGCCGAGGCGCTCGACGCGCGGCCGGTCGCCCTGGTCGAGCTGGCCGACGAGGGAGCGGGCTCGGTGCATCCGTACGACGTCTCCATCGCCTCCGCGGGCCGCTCCGGCGGTGCGGGGTACGCGCTCGCGGAGGCCGCCCCCGAACTGGACCTCGAACCCCGTCGCCAGACCGTCCACGCCCAGGTGAACGCCCGGTTCGTGATCACCCCGCCCGCCCTCTAG
- a CDS encoding lysine N(6)-hydroxylase/L-ornithine N(5)-oxygenase family protein: MTGTPAPDQPGALDLVGIGIGPANLSLAALADGVPGGLDTAFYEQRPHFGRPGGPPVEDAALRVPFLADLVTLADPASPWSFLRFLRSRDRLFPFCAAERFRIDRAEYDAYCRWVAEALPGLHFGHQVDAVRWNPEHQLFEIDFTRTGADGQTTAPGRTRARSVAVGIGTEPYVPETLRPLADTPTVPVVHSADYLRHRDTLLAAGHITVVGSGQSGAEVFLDLLRTRPEGREGLHWITRTEAFAPREHSGLGLEHLTPDYTRYFHALPQDVRDGPAPRRRQRHQGIDAATLAAVHDELYRRSLHGGWPDAVLTPGVRVRTAGRVATTRVELHLEHVQQGTRSRLTTDAVVLATGYRERPLARVLTGLDPYLRRDAAGRPRIDEDFRLLLDPSVTGTVFVQSADAAGPGPAAWRSASILNTLTGREPYRLPHRTAFTGFGLEPRDAPRIPGQDRRLTPLAQI, translated from the coding sequence ATGACCGGCACGCCCGCACCCGACCAGCCAGGCGCACTCGACCTCGTGGGCATCGGCATCGGCCCCGCCAACCTCTCCCTCGCGGCTCTCGCCGACGGCGTACCCGGCGGTCTGGACACCGCCTTCTACGAGCAGAGACCCCACTTCGGCCGGCCCGGCGGGCCGCCCGTCGAGGACGCCGCGCTCCGGGTGCCGTTCCTCGCCGATCTGGTCACCCTTGCCGACCCGGCCAGCCCGTGGAGCTTCCTCCGCTTCCTCCGCTCCCGCGACCGGCTCTTCCCCTTCTGCGCGGCGGAGCGGTTCCGCATCGACCGCGCCGAGTACGACGCCTACTGCCGCTGGGTCGCCGAAGCGCTGCCCGGTCTCCACTTCGGCCACCAGGTCGACGCCGTCCGCTGGAACCCCGAACACCAACTCTTCGAGATCGACTTCACCCGGACCGGCGCCGACGGGCAGACCACCGCCCCCGGCCGTACCCGCGCCCGCTCCGTGGCCGTCGGCATCGGCACCGAACCGTACGTCCCCGAAACGCTGCGCCCGCTCGCCGACACCCCGACCGTCCCCGTCGTCCACTCCGCCGACTACCTCCGCCACCGCGACACGCTCCTCGCCGCCGGACACATCACGGTCGTCGGCTCGGGACAGTCCGGCGCCGAGGTCTTCCTCGACCTGCTCAGAACCCGCCCCGAGGGCCGGGAAGGGCTCCACTGGATCACCAGGACCGAGGCCTTCGCACCGAGAGAGCACTCCGGACTCGGCCTCGAACACCTCACCCCCGACTACACCCGCTACTTCCACGCCCTGCCCCAGGACGTCCGCGACGGACCGGCACCCCGCAGGCGGCAGCGGCACCAGGGCATCGACGCGGCCACCCTGGCCGCCGTCCACGACGAGCTGTACCGCCGCTCCCTGCACGGCGGCTGGCCGGACGCCGTGCTCACCCCCGGTGTCCGGGTCCGCACCGCGGGCCGGGTCGCCACCACCCGCGTCGAACTCCATCTGGAACACGTCCAGCAGGGCACCCGCTCCCGGCTCACCACCGACGCCGTCGTCCTCGCCACCGGCTACCGGGAGCGGCCCCTCGCCCGGGTGCTGACCGGGCTCGACCCCTATCTGCGGCGGGACGCCGCGGGCCGGCCCCGGATCGACGAGGACTTCCGGCTGCTCCTCGACCCGTCGGTGACCGGGACCGTGTTCGTGCAGAGCGCCGACGCGGCGGGACCCGGACCGGCCGCCTGGCGCAGCGCGAGCATCCTCAACACCCTCACCGGCCGCGAGCCCTACCGGCTGCCGCACCGGACCGCGTTCACCGGCTTCGGCCTGGAACCGCGCGATGCGCCCCGGATCCCCGGACAGGACCGGCGGCTGACGCCCCTGGCCCAGATCTGA
- the pepN gene encoding aminopeptidase N, with the protein MPVLTRDEARNRARLLDVHHYTIGLDLTARAAAPGTGQEPGTGGGGTAGTAEEELFGSRTVIRFTTRTAGDTFVELKPAALRSITLDGEPLDPTALDGNRYPLPGLAAGEHELAVEADMRYSRTGEGMHRFTDPGDGETYVYTQLFMDDVQRVFAAFDQPDLKAVFEVTVTAPERWTVLGNGIATHQGDGVWTCTPTPPISTYLVAVAAGPWHSVRTEHAGLPFGLHCRRSLAEHLDTDTDELFEITRQCYDRYHEKFEEPYPFDSYDQAFVPEFNAGAMENPGLVTFRDEFVFRSAVTDTERQTRAMVVAHEMAHMWFGDLVTLTWWDDIWLNESFAEYMGYQTLTEATRFTDTWTDFAANRKRWGYEADQRPTTHPVAPDAEAVPDTASALLNFDGISYAKGASALRQLVAWMGEKDFLAGINLHFARHRFGNATLADFIDSLARATERDVHAWAESWLRTSGVDTLRPAVTDESGSWTLGITRDGSRPHRVAVAAYDTDPVDPARLVLRDRFDTDVPAGDTPDGPRTGRRPSLVVLNENDTTYAKVRFDSVSWETVRTSLSCLPSPLTRAVVWNAARDMVRDGELAPAAYLETARAHLPRESDLAVVQSVLAFCRTEIADRLLPEAERPAALATIRAVCRDILRRTEDGSAAGLRLIAVRQIIDATSQPETIREWLSDDSVTGGPELDPELRWRILHRLAVLGAVDDTAIAAELAADPGATGREGAARCRAALPTAEAKAAAWDLLFGSDTLSNYLFTAVAQGFWHPEQDALVREYVPRFFTDVIGLAARRGPALAAAAGRHAFPAHAVSGETLALGEAALADPEVTPALRRGLADRLDDLGRALTVRAATEGAAV; encoded by the coding sequence ATGCCCGTACTGACGCGTGACGAAGCCCGGAACCGAGCCCGCCTCCTCGATGTCCACCACTACACGATCGGTCTCGACCTGACCGCGCGTGCCGCCGCACCCGGCACCGGACAGGAGCCGGGAACGGGCGGCGGGGGCACGGCGGGCACCGCGGAGGAGGAGCTCTTCGGGTCGCGGACCGTCATACGGTTCACCACCAGGACCGCCGGGGACACCTTCGTCGAGCTGAAGCCGGCCGCCCTGCGCTCCATCACCCTCGACGGGGAGCCGCTCGACCCGACGGCCCTCGACGGCAACCGCTATCCGCTGCCCGGACTCGCCGCCGGAGAGCACGAGCTGGCCGTCGAGGCCGATATGCGCTACTCCCGCACCGGCGAGGGCATGCACCGCTTCACCGACCCCGGTGACGGCGAGACGTACGTCTACACCCAGCTCTTCATGGACGACGTCCAGCGCGTCTTCGCCGCCTTCGACCAGCCCGACCTCAAGGCCGTGTTCGAGGTGACCGTCACCGCCCCCGAACGCTGGACCGTCCTCGGCAACGGCATCGCCACCCACCAGGGCGACGGCGTCTGGACCTGCACCCCCACCCCGCCGATCTCCACCTACCTCGTCGCCGTCGCCGCCGGACCCTGGCACTCGGTACGCACCGAGCACGCCGGTCTCCCCTTCGGCCTGCACTGCCGCCGCTCCCTCGCCGAGCACCTCGACACCGACACCGACGAACTCTTCGAGATCACGCGCCAGTGCTACGACCGCTACCACGAGAAGTTCGAGGAGCCGTACCCCTTCGACTCGTACGACCAGGCCTTCGTCCCCGAGTTCAACGCGGGCGCGATGGAGAACCCCGGTCTGGTCACCTTCCGCGACGAGTTCGTCTTCCGCTCCGCCGTCACCGACACCGAGCGGCAGACCCGGGCCATGGTCGTCGCCCATGAGATGGCGCATATGTGGTTCGGCGACCTGGTGACCCTCACCTGGTGGGACGACATCTGGCTCAACGAGTCCTTCGCCGAGTACATGGGCTACCAGACCCTCACCGAAGCCACCCGCTTCACCGACACCTGGACCGACTTCGCGGCCAACCGCAAGCGCTGGGGGTACGAGGCCGACCAGCGGCCCACCACCCACCCCGTCGCCCCCGACGCCGAGGCCGTCCCCGACACCGCCTCCGCGCTGCTCAACTTCGACGGCATCTCCTACGCCAAGGGCGCCTCCGCCCTGCGCCAGCTCGTGGCCTGGATGGGCGAGAAGGACTTCCTCGCCGGGATCAACCTCCACTTCGCCCGGCACCGCTTCGGCAACGCCACCCTCGCCGACTTCATCGACTCCCTCGCCCGCGCCACCGAGCGCGACGTGCACGCCTGGGCCGAATCCTGGCTGCGCACCAGCGGCGTCGACACCCTACGGCCCGCCGTCACCGACGAGAGCGGCAGCTGGACCCTGGGCATCACCCGCGACGGCAGCCGCCCCCACCGCGTCGCGGTCGCCGCGTACGACACCGACCCCGTCGACCCGGCCCGGCTCGTCCTCCGCGACCGCTTCGACACCGACGTCCCCGCGGGCGACACCCCCGACGGGCCCAGGACCGGCCGCCGGCCCTCCCTCGTCGTCCTCAACGAGAACGACACCACCTACGCCAAGGTCCGCTTCGACTCCGTCTCCTGGGAGACCGTCCGGACCTCGCTGTCCTGTCTGCCCTCCCCGCTGACCCGCGCCGTCGTCTGGAACGCCGCCCGCGACATGGTCCGCGACGGAGAGCTGGCGCCCGCCGCCTATCTGGAGACCGCCCGCGCCCATCTGCCGCGCGAGAGCGACCTCGCCGTCGTCCAGAGCGTCCTCGCCTTCTGCCGTACGGAGATCGCCGACCGGCTGCTGCCCGAGGCCGAACGGCCCGCCGCGCTCGCCACGATCCGGGCGGTCTGCCGCGACATCCTCCGCCGCACCGAGGACGGCAGCGCCGCCGGACTCCGCCTGATCGCCGTCCGGCAGATCATCGACGCCACCTCCCAGCCCGAGACCATCCGGGAATGGCTGAGCGACGACTCCGTCACCGGCGGCCCCGAACTGGACCCCGAACTGCGCTGGCGGATCCTGCACCGGCTCGCCGTACTCGGCGCCGTCGACGACACGGCGATCGCGGCCGAACTGGCCGCCGACCCCGGAGCCACCGGCCGGGAGGGCGCCGCCCGCTGCCGCGCCGCTCTGCCGACCGCCGAGGCCAAGGCCGCCGCCTGGGACCTCCTCTTCGGCTCCGACACCCTCTCGAACTACCTGTTCACCGCGGTCGCCCAGGGCTTCTGGCACCCGGAGCAGGACGCGCTGGTACGGGAGTACGTCCCCCGCTTCTTCACCGACGTCATCGGGCTGGCCGCCCGCCGCGGCCCCGCCCTGGCCGCCGCCGCGGGACGCCACGCCTTCCCCGCGCACGCCGTGTCCGGGGAGACCCTCGCCCTCGGCGAGGCCGCACTCGCCGATCCTGAGGTGACCCCGGCTCTCCGCCGAGGCCTTGCCGACCGGCTCGACGACCTCGGCCGTGCGCTGACGGTCCGCGCCGCCACGGAGGGAGCCGCGGTCTGA
- a CDS encoding chorismate mutase, which produces MTTSDIDENVRAELDRLRGSIDNIDAAVVHMLAERFKCTQQVGHLKARHQLPPADPAREARQIQRLRELAESAKLDPAFAEKLLNFIIAEVIRHHEQIAGDSPADGTAVE; this is translated from the coding sequence ATGACCACCAGCGACATCGACGAGAACGTCCGGGCCGAACTGGACCGCCTGCGGGGCAGCATCGACAATATCGACGCGGCCGTGGTCCATATGCTTGCCGAACGGTTCAAATGCACCCAGCAGGTCGGCCATCTCAAGGCCCGCCACCAGCTGCCCCCGGCCGACCCGGCCCGTGAGGCCCGCCAGATCCAGCGCCTCCGCGAACTCGCCGAATCGGCGAAACTGGACCCGGCCTTCGCCGAGAAGCTGCTGAACTTCATCATTGCCGAGGTCATCCGCCACCACGAGCAGATCGCGGGTGATTCCCCGGCCGACGGCACCGCCGTCGAGTGA
- a CDS encoding S1 family peptidase, which translates to MRTLKRVVAAATVALAALSLQPASAFAAPPPVVGGVRAAQGEFPFMVRLSMGCGGSLITQQIVLTAAHCVGPTGNNTSITATAGVVDLQSPSAVKVRSTKIYRAPGYNGTGKDWALVKLAQPINLPLLKIAESTAYNSGTFQVAGWGAAREGGAQQRYLLKAQVPFVSDASCRQAYPGLVDSEEICAGLPQGGVDTCQGDSGGPMFRRDNANEWVQVGIVSWGEGCARPGLPGVYAEVSTFAAQIKAAAATL; encoded by the coding sequence ATGCGTACGCTCAAGAGAGTCGTTGCAGCCGCCACCGTCGCCCTCGCGGCCCTCAGCCTCCAGCCCGCGTCCGCCTTCGCCGCGCCCCCGCCCGTCGTCGGCGGCGTCCGGGCCGCCCAGGGCGAGTTCCCCTTCATGGTCCGGCTCTCCATGGGCTGCGGCGGCTCCCTGATCACCCAGCAGATCGTGCTGACCGCCGCGCACTGCGTCGGCCCCACCGGGAACAACACCAGCATCACCGCCACCGCGGGCGTCGTGGACCTCCAGAGCCCCAGCGCGGTGAAGGTCCGCTCCACCAAGATCTACCGGGCCCCGGGCTACAACGGCACGGGCAAGGACTGGGCCCTGGTCAAGCTCGCCCAGCCGATCAACCTGCCCCTCCTGAAGATCGCCGAGTCCACCGCGTACAACAGCGGCACCTTCCAGGTCGCCGGCTGGGGCGCGGCCCGCGAGGGCGGCGCGCAGCAGCGCTATCTGCTCAAGGCCCAGGTCCCGTTCGTCTCCGACGCCTCGTGCCGCCAGGCCTACCCCGGTCTCGTGGACTCCGAGGAGATCTGCGCCGGGCTGCCCCAGGGCGGCGTCGACACCTGCCAGGGCGACTCCGGCGGTCCCATGTTCCGCCGCGACAACGCCAACGAGTGGGTCCAGGTCGGCATCGTGAGCTGGGGCGAGGGCTGCGCCCGGCCGGGTCTGCCGGGGGTCTACGCGGAGGTGTCGACCTTCGCCGCCCAGATCAAGGCCGCGGCGGCGACGCTGTAG
- a CDS encoding ankyrin repeat domain-containing protein, translated as MTELLTAVYEGDADAVAGLLAAGAPADSSDEEGTTALYLAAVLLGDVRLVRPLLAAGADPERPGGDGALPLCGAAVHGGTEVVLALLAAGARPDGRESDGWTPLAWAVRNGHVPVVRILLEHGADPSLPAPDGTLPLVAAAIRGSVGTVRALLDRAAPGRTAALAEARARRDRDPEAELRAALLARYDEPLATRTRRVPGDDGVTVVVELLRNGNLVASDECGTGHAEIAALLEAADRTAED; from the coding sequence ATGACGGAACTGCTCACGGCGGTGTACGAGGGCGATGCGGACGCGGTCGCCGGGCTGCTGGCGGCGGGGGCGCCCGCGGATTCCTCCGACGAGGAGGGCACGACCGCGCTGTATCTGGCGGCCGTCCTGCTCGGTGACGTACGCCTCGTCCGTCCGCTGCTGGCGGCGGGCGCCGATCCGGAGCGACCGGGCGGCGACGGCGCGCTGCCGTTGTGCGGGGCCGCCGTTCACGGTGGTACGGAGGTGGTCCTGGCCCTGCTGGCGGCGGGTGCCCGGCCGGACGGGCGCGAGTCGGACGGCTGGACTCCGCTGGCCTGGGCGGTCCGCAACGGCCATGTGCCGGTGGTACGGATCCTGCTGGAGCACGGCGCCGATCCGTCGCTGCCCGCCCCCGACGGCACCCTCCCCCTGGTCGCCGCGGCGATCCGCGGTTCGGTCGGCACCGTACGCGCGCTGCTGGACCGGGCCGCCCCCGGCCGTACCGCGGCCCTCGCCGAGGCCCGCGCCCGCCGGGACCGCGATCCGGAGGCCGAGCTGCGCGCTGCGCTCCTCGCACGGTACGACGAACCCCTCGCCACCAGGACCCGGCGGGTGCCGGGAGACGACGGTGTGACGGTCGTCGTCGAACTCCTCCGGAACGGCAACCTCGTCGCGAGCGACGAGTGCGGGACGGGCCATGCGGAGATCGCCGCGCTGCTGGAAGCCGCGGACCGAACGGCCGAGGACTGA
- a CDS encoding SDR family oxidoreductase, with amino-acid sequence MTGICADRVVVVTGAGRGLGRAHAVAFAAEGAKVVVNDLGAGPDGAGASAGPAADVVAEIRAGGGEAVPHGGDITTAAGAASLISTALDTYGRLDTLVNNAGFVRDRMLVNLTEDDFDAVVRVHLKGHFLPLRAAAAHWRAEAKAGRPAEARVVNTTSGAGLLGSVGQANYAAAKAGIVGLTLVAAAELARYGVLVNAIAPAARTRMTEHVFADLAALPEDVAPLVVWLGSAESAGVTGRVIEAEAGRLTVMQGWRPGPTADSPARRTPRATGRAVRELLSRAQEPGAVYGAG; translated from the coding sequence ATGACGGGTATCTGCGCGGACCGGGTCGTGGTGGTGACCGGCGCCGGCCGGGGACTGGGCCGGGCCCACGCCGTCGCCTTCGCCGCCGAAGGGGCGAAGGTCGTGGTCAACGACCTGGGCGCGGGCCCCGACGGCGCGGGCGCTTCGGCGGGCCCGGCGGCCGATGTGGTCGCGGAGATCCGCGCGGGCGGCGGCGAAGCGGTCCCCCACGGCGGCGACATCACCACCGCGGCGGGCGCCGCCTCACTGATCTCCACCGCACTCGACACCTACGGACGGCTCGACACCCTGGTCAACAACGCGGGCTTCGTACGGGACCGGATGCTGGTCAATCTGACCGAGGACGACTTCGACGCGGTGGTACGGGTCCACCTCAAGGGCCATTTCCTGCCACTGCGCGCCGCGGCGGCCCACTGGCGCGCCGAGGCCAAGGCGGGCCGGCCCGCCGAGGCGCGGGTGGTCAACACCACCTCGGGCGCGGGCCTGCTGGGCAGCGTGGGCCAGGCGAACTACGCCGCGGCCAAGGCGGGCATCGTCGGCCTCACCCTGGTCGCGGCGGCGGAACTGGCCCGCTACGGCGTCCTGGTGAACGCGATCGCCCCCGCCGCCCGCACCCGGATGACGGAGCACGTCTTCGCGGATCTCGCCGCCCTCCCGGAGGACGTGGCGCCGCTGGTGGTCTGGCTGGGCTCGGCGGAGAGCGCGGGCGTCACGGGCCGGGTCATCGAGGCGGAGGCGGGCCGGCTGACGGTGATGCAGGGCTGGCGGCCGGGCCCCACCGCCGACTCCCCGGCCCGCCGCACGCCCCGGGCGACGGGCCGGGCCGTACGCGAACTGCTGTCGCGTGCGCAGGAGCCGGGGGCGGTGTACGGGGCGGGCTGA